From a single Apium graveolens cultivar Ventura chromosome 2, ASM990537v1, whole genome shotgun sequence genomic region:
- the LOC141688962 gene encoding uncharacterized protein LOC141688962, with product METSKVKESTISLSYPMLARGNYMKLSLKMKLYMQAHGVWVAVEPKDPKKEVEETTDKLALAAIYQGIPEDTLLSLTEKKTAKEAWDAINVLCQGADRVKKARVQTLKAEFESLSMRDTEKLDDYSLKLNGLITNIRALGETIEEAYVVKKLPDRFQQSSCKSPQQSNNLEIWTL from the coding sequence ATGGAGACAAGCAAGGTGAAGGAGAGTACAATTAGTCTGAGCTATCCAATGTTGGCCAGAGGTAATTATATGAAATTATCTTTGAAGATGAAACTGTACATGCAAGCTCACGGTGTGTGGGTAGCTGTGGAACCCAAAGACCCGAAAAAAGAAGTTGAGGAGACGACAGATAAGCTTGCTTTGGCAGCAATTTATCAAGGCATACCAGAGGATACACTGTTGTCTCTCACAGAAAAGAAGACAGCGAAAGAAGCCTGGGATGCGATAAATGTCCTGTGTCAAGGCGCAGATCGAGTAAAAAAAGCACGTGTTCAGACGCTGAAAGCTGAATTTGAATCTCTAAGCATGAGAGATACTGAGAAATTAGATGACTATAGCCTGAAATTAAATGGTCTCATCACTAATATTCGAGCCCTAGGAGAAACAATTGAGGAGGCATATGTGGTCAAAAAGTTGCCAGATCGGTTCCAACAAAGTTCTTGCAAATCACCTCAACAATCGAACAATTTGGAGATTTGGACACTATGA
- the LOC141688981 gene encoding secreted RxLR effector protein 161-like: MDPKETITKDEGGKPVNSTEYKSLVGGLRYLVHTRPDIAFSVGVVSRYMEMPTVMHLNTVKRILRYVKGTMGFGLVDLAGHIDDRKSTGGMVFYLNESLITWVSQKQRCVALSSCEAEFMAATAAACQAIWLQNLLGRVTDSRVDSVVLYIDNKFAIDLAKNPVFHGRSKHINIRYHFIRECVDRREIVIKHISSDKERADVLTKALPIVKFEMMMQLLGVKELLR; this comes from the exons ATGGATCCAAAGGAGACTATCACCAAGGACGAGGGAGGCAAGCCTGTGAATTCGACTGAGTATAAGAGTTTAGTTGGAGGTTTACGCTACCTGGTACATACCCGACCAGACATAGCGTTTTCAGTTGGTGTGGTGAGTAGGTACATGGAAATGCCTACTGTGATGCACTTAAATACAGTGAAGCGCATCCTTCGATATGTGAAAGGAACAATGGGTTTTGGTCTAGT TGATTTAGCAGGTCACATTGATGACAGGAAAAGCACAGGAGGAATGGTGTTTTACTTAAACGAAAGTCTGATTACCTGGGTGTCTCAGAAACAAAGGTGTGTGGCATTATCTTCTTGCGAAGCTGAATTTATGGCTGCTACAGCGGCAGCGTGTCAAGCCATTTGGTTACAAAATTTGTTGGGTCGGGTAACTGATAGTCGAGTTGATTCTGTGGTGCTTTACATAGACAATAAATTTGCTATAGATTTAGCGAAGAACCCGGTCTTTCATGGTCGAAGCAAACATATCAATATTCgttatcattttattagagaatgtGTGGATCGTAGGGAAATTGTCATAAAACACATCAGTTCTGATAAGGAGCGTGCAGATGTATTGACTAAGGCCTTACCAATCGTAAAGTTTGAAATGATGATGCAGCTGTTGGGAGTTAAAGAGTTACTCAGATAA
- the LOC141688988 gene encoding uncharacterized protein LOC141688988: protein MTRYIGGIKMTMSSEIDRCSPIQESNYSSGEEVTRTARRMAPTDFMLKIENFSLVSKAMENYLSNSFEAGGYKWRLSVHFNCNKNSGEGRTGGEGSYISVYLVFAEPDVLENGLAIDVNFKFFVYDQIQKNFNVFEDATVQTKKFHKLKRAHGILNMMPVHEFCNASTSRYLVNDSCIFGVELFVIKNMTSKAVCLSNVQMPKNDYCIMRAHIWKIDNFSKRKNKVYYSNSFMAGERKWRLLLHPRWDKKYLAVGVELADTSSLFRLDKWLKRSYYHQKLYAMFGLVVHDQFGVSDVNTNFGKACWGVFSGATTCKVNKKFMDLTELHDTSKSFLLNDALTIGVEIHHIYYDREI from the exons ATGACTCGGTATATTGGTGGGATCAAGATGACGATGTCAAGCGAAATCGATAGATGTTCTCCTATTCAAGAATCAAACTATTCGTCAGGCG AAGAAGTGACAAGAACAGCTAGACGCATGGCTCCAACAGATTTCATGTTAAAGATTGAAAACTTCTCTCTCGTGTCCAAAGCAATGGAGAACTACCTATCCAACTCTTTTGAAGCTGGTGGATACAAATG GAGGTTATCTGTACACTTTAATTGTAATAAGAATTCCGGTGAAGGTAGAACAGGGGGAGAGGGCAGTTACATATCAGTATACTTGGTTTTTGCTGAGCCAGATGTTCTAGAAAATGGATTAGCGATTGATGTTAATTTCAAGTTCTTTGTGTATGACCAAATCCAGAAGAATTTCAACGTATTTGAAG ATGCTACCGTGCAAACGAAGAAATTTCACAAGCTAAAGCGTGCACATGGGATTCTGAATATGATGCCGGTACATGAATTTTGTAATGCCTCAACTAGCCGGTACTTGGTAAATGACTCGTGCATATTTGGGGTAGAACTTTTTGTTATAAAGAACATGACTAGCAAGGCAGTGTGTCTGTCAAATGTTCAAATGCCAAAGAATGACTATTGTATAATGAGAGCTCATATTTGGAAGATTGACAACTTTAGCAAGAGGAAGAACAAAGTTTACTACTCCAATTCATTCATGGCCGGAGAAAGAAAATG GAGACTGCTACTTCATCCCAGATGGGATAAAAAGTACTTAGCAGTTGGCGTGGAACTAGCGGATACAAGTAGCTTGTTTCGTTTGGATAAATGGCTTAAAAGGTCTTATTATCATCAGAAGTTGTATGCAATGTTCGGACTTGTCGTGCATGATCAGTTTGGTGTCTCGGATGTAAACACCAACTTTGGAAAAGCAT GTTGGGGAGTTTTCAGTGGAGCAACAACCTGCaaagtgaataaaaaattcatgGACTTGACAGAGCTGCATGACACTTCCAAAAGCTTCTTGCTAAACGATGCCTTGACTATTGGAGTAGAGATTCATCATATATATTATGACAGAGAAATTTAA